From a region of the Hymenobacter jejuensis genome:
- the hflX gene encoding GTPase HflX — MAKKTKSHNWSPTNSTRHPNADDAKAGAYLPTKDPTKGTYETSTEQETAVLVAVPDKRQADTKTQEYLDELAFLTETAGAIVTKRFVQRLEKPDTRTFVGEGKLAEIKAYVRHTKASMVIFDDDLSPSQLRNLEAELQVKIVDRSLLIIDIFARRAKSATARTQVELAQYQYLLPRLTGLWTHLGRQRGGGVAQRGPGETEIETDRRVVRDRIALLKEKLEDFEKQSNTQRKSRSGIVRVALVGYTNVGKSTIMNLLSRSDVFAENKLFATVDSTVRKVVLENIPFLLSDTVGFIRKLPTRLIESFKSTLDEIREADLLVHVVDISHPTFEEQIEVVNDTLKDIGAADKPMLLIFNKIDQYNHENPADYHSNFEGMNPDEDHVPRPTLEQLQATYMAKMHDPVIFISAQERQNIDELRALLVRHVQAIHEKRYPNQPVPDLD, encoded by the coding sequence ATGGCAAAAAAGACCAAGTCACATAACTGGAGCCCCACCAACAGCACCCGGCACCCCAACGCCGACGATGCCAAAGCAGGCGCCTACCTTCCTACCAAAGACCCCACGAAGGGCACTTACGAAACTTCTACCGAGCAGGAAACTGCCGTGCTGGTGGCCGTTCCGGATAAGCGCCAGGCCGATACCAAAACCCAAGAGTACCTCGACGAGCTAGCTTTCCTGACCGAAACTGCAGGCGCTATCGTCACTAAACGTTTCGTGCAACGCCTCGAAAAGCCCGATACCCGCACGTTTGTGGGCGAAGGCAAGCTGGCCGAAATCAAGGCGTATGTGCGGCACACGAAGGCCAGCATGGTTATTTTCGACGACGACTTGTCGCCTTCGCAGCTGCGTAACCTTGAGGCCGAATTGCAGGTTAAGATCGTGGACCGTTCGCTGCTGATCATCGATATTTTTGCCCGACGGGCAAAATCGGCCACGGCTCGCACTCAAGTGGAACTAGCTCAGTATCAATATCTTCTACCCCGGCTCACTGGCCTCTGGACTCACTTAGGCCGGCAACGCGGTGGTGGCGTAGCCCAGCGCGGACCGGGTGAAACCGAGATCGAAACCGACCGCCGCGTTGTGCGCGACCGCATTGCGTTGCTGAAAGAGAAGCTCGAAGACTTTGAGAAACAGAGCAACACCCAGCGCAAGTCGCGCTCGGGCATCGTGCGGGTGGCCTTGGTAGGCTACACCAACGTAGGCAAGAGCACGATCATGAACCTGCTGTCGCGCTCCGACGTGTTTGCCGAAAATAAGCTCTTCGCGACTGTCGACTCGACGGTGCGCAAGGTGGTGCTGGAGAACATTCCTTTCTTGCTCTCCGACACGGTTGGATTTATCCGCAAGCTGCCCACCCGCCTGATCGAGAGCTTCAAATCGACGCTGGACGAGATCCGGGAGGCCGACTTGCTGGTCCACGTCGTGGACATTTCGCACCCCACGTTCGAAGAACAAATCGAAGTGGTGAACGATACCCTCAAGGATATTGGGGCTGCCGATAAGCCTATGTTACTGATATTCAACAAGATCGATCAATACAACCACGAAAACCCCGCCGACTACCACAGCAACTTTGAGGGCATGAACCCCGACGAAGATCACGTGCCTCGGCCTACGTTGGAGCAGCTGCAAGCCACGTACATGGCCAAAATGCACGACCCGGTTATCTTTATTTCGGCCCAGGAGCGGCAGAATATCGACGAGTTGCGGGCCTTGCTGGTGCGCCATGTGCAAGCCATCCACGAAAAGCGCTACCCCAATCAACCCGTTCCCGACCTAGATTAA
- a CDS encoding c-type cytochrome, which translates to MKCFFPALLRGLLPLGIASVAFWGCSSTDTTRAEPAVTTPDPAAPAAIVNTLENDALAAGQTLYASNCAVCHGDDGRKGLNGAHDLSKSNLTAAGRVYLVTNGLGKMPPFKGRLSEQEIEQVVAYSLTLR; encoded by the coding sequence ATGAAATGCTTCTTTCCAGCCTTGCTGCGTGGCTTACTGCCCTTGGGCATAGCCTCCGTTGCCTTTTGGGGCTGCAGCTCTACCGACACTACCCGAGCCGAGCCCGCCGTCACCACCCCTGACCCTGCCGCCCCGGCGGCCATCGTCAATACGCTGGAAAACGATGCCCTAGCGGCGGGCCAGACGCTATACGCGAGCAACTGCGCTGTGTGCCACGGCGACGACGGCCGAAAAGGTCTCAACGGTGCCCACGACCTCAGCAAAAGCAACCTAACGGCCGCCGGTCGCGTGTACCTTGTTACCAACGGCTTGGGCAAGATGCCGCCCTTCAAAGGCCGCCTCAGCGAACAGGAGATTGAGCAGGTCGTTGCTTATTCTCTGACGCTTCGCTAA
- a CDS encoding glycosyltransferase family 4 protein — MRVAIVINTSWNIWNFRRSLVKALQAAGHEVLAIAPPDAYSARLETELGCRYVPIVMENKGTNPVKDALLTRRFYQIYRRERPDVVLQYTIKPNIYGTLAARIAGIPSINNVSGLGTVFIIKNLVSRVALGLYRFAFQFPYRVFFQNDDDRQLFLQNGLVKPGITDLLPGSGIDTERFQPAAQFVRNEPFTFLMIARVLYEKGVEEYFEAARLVRAAVPGTRVQLLGGIDESGNIGVKQAVLAEWLRAGNVEYLGTSDNVAEHIRRADCVVLPSYREGTPKTLLEAAAMGKPIVTTDVPGCRETVVNGLNGLLCKVRNAADLAEKMQQILHLAPTQLAAMGKASRQLAEQKFDERIVLEKYLRLVSEVGAKAKPAAAAV; from the coding sequence ATGCGCGTCGCTATCGTCATTAATACCTCCTGGAATATCTGGAATTTTCGTCGCAGTCTGGTTAAAGCCTTGCAGGCGGCCGGACATGAGGTGCTGGCCATTGCGCCGCCCGATGCCTATTCCGCCCGCCTTGAAACAGAACTTGGGTGCCGTTACGTGCCCATTGTGATGGAAAATAAAGGGACTAATCCCGTAAAAGATGCGCTGCTCACGCGGCGCTTCTACCAGATTTACCGGCGCGAGCGGCCCGACGTAGTGTTGCAGTACACCATCAAGCCTAATATTTATGGTACGCTGGCGGCCCGGATTGCGGGTATCCCCAGCATTAATAACGTATCGGGGTTGGGTACAGTGTTCATTATTAAGAACTTGGTGAGCCGCGTAGCCTTGGGGCTGTATCGCTTTGCGTTTCAGTTTCCGTACCGCGTGTTCTTTCAGAACGACGACGACCGGCAGCTTTTCCTGCAAAATGGACTGGTGAAGCCCGGTATCACCGATCTGCTGCCCGGTTCGGGCATCGACACCGAGCGATTTCAACCAGCTGCGCAATTCGTTCGCAATGAGCCTTTTACGTTTCTGATGATTGCGCGCGTCCTCTACGAGAAGGGCGTGGAAGAATATTTTGAAGCCGCCCGGCTGGTGCGCGCCGCCGTGCCCGGTACGCGGGTGCAGCTTCTGGGCGGCATCGACGAATCGGGTAACATCGGCGTGAAGCAGGCTGTGCTGGCAGAATGGCTGCGGGCCGGCAACGTCGAATACCTGGGCACTTCCGACAACGTGGCCGAGCACATCCGGCGCGCCGACTGCGTGGTGCTGCCGTCATACCGCGAGGGCACGCCCAAAACCTTGCTCGAAGCCGCCGCCATGGGCAAGCCCATCGTGACGACCGACGTGCCCGGCTGCCGCGAAACCGTAGTTAATGGCCTGAACGGTCTGCTCTGCAAAGTCCGTAACGCCGCCGATCTGGCCGAAAAAATGCAGCAGATTTTGCACCTAGCACCCACTCAGCTAGCCGCTATGGGCAAAGCCAGCCGGCAGCTGGCCGAGCAAAAATTCGACGAGCGAATTGTGCTTGAGAAGTACCTTCGCCTCGTCAGCGAAGTCGGTGCAAAAGCCAAACCAGCCGCGGCAGCAGTGTAG
- the rfbC gene encoding dTDP-4-dehydrorhamnose 3,5-epimerase, whose product MQVIQHALAGVVEFIPRVFGDARGAFFESFSDRLMREAGVVGNWVQDNQSKSARGVLRGLHFQRPPHAQAKLVRVAAGRALDVVVDIRRDSPTYGQHLAVELDASRYNMLYVPVGFAHGFASLEDDTLFLYKCTDYYQPSAEGGLRWDDPALGINWGLNNATVSDKDRILPLLADFDSPF is encoded by the coding sequence ATGCAAGTCATCCAACACGCACTGGCAGGTGTCGTAGAGTTTATTCCACGCGTCTTCGGCGATGCCCGTGGCGCTTTTTTCGAATCGTTTAGCGACCGCCTGATGCGTGAAGCCGGCGTCGTAGGCAATTGGGTGCAAGACAACCAGTCGAAGTCGGCGCGGGGTGTGTTGCGAGGCCTGCATTTTCAGCGGCCGCCGCACGCGCAAGCCAAGCTGGTGCGCGTAGCTGCCGGTCGGGCTCTGGACGTGGTGGTGGACATTCGGCGCGATTCGCCTACGTATGGGCAGCACCTGGCCGTGGAGCTGGATGCTTCCCGCTATAACATGCTGTACGTACCCGTAGGCTTTGCCCACGGCTTCGCCTCGTTAGAGGACGACACGCTTTTCTTGTACAAATGCACTGATTATTATCAGCCTAGCGCCGAAGGTGGTCTGCGTTGGGACGATCCGGCGTTGGGCATCAACTGGGGTCTCAACAACGCCACCGTTTCCGATAAAGACCGTATCCTGCCTCTGTTGGCTGATTTCGACTCGCCTTTCTAA
- a CDS encoding UDP-N-acetylmuramoyl-tripeptide--D-alanyl-D-alanine ligase has translation MEDTAALYARFQECSAVSTDSRQEQSNTLFFALNGPSFRGRDFAPQALAKGARYAVVDDADLVATDPAHYTYAPDPLAALQQLARHHRQQLQIPVLGITGSNGKTTTKELVYSVLRRKFQVQYTKGNLNNHIGVPLTLLSIRPHEHELAIVEMGANHQGEIALLCSIAEPTHGLITNIGKAHLEGFGGEEGVAKGKGELLRYLADTGGTAFVNTADAKLPAIAAAVADRITYPNPGDTYPAELLAAAPHVVFRLFNGTEVEAQITGGYNFLNLAAAAAVGAYFGVTPADIASALASYAPTNNRSQLVRTARNEVVLDAYNANPSSMAAAITSFASRPGAAAADKVVILGDMFELGQESEAEHRALGELLANQQFGTVLLCGSDMRYAALRPDFQYFPTKAEAAQHLVNQKLTNKLILIKGSRGMGLETLMELV, from the coding sequence ATGGAAGATACAGCGGCGCTCTACGCCCGGTTCCAGGAATGCTCCGCCGTCAGCACCGATTCGCGTCAAGAGCAGTCGAATACCCTGTTTTTTGCCTTAAACGGACCTTCGTTTCGGGGCCGTGATTTTGCGCCGCAAGCCCTGGCCAAAGGGGCGCGCTACGCCGTCGTCGACGATGCCGACTTGGTGGCTACTGACCCGGCGCATTACACCTACGCCCCCGACCCCTTGGCGGCCTTGCAACAGCTGGCCCGCCACCACCGCCAGCAACTCCAGATTCCGGTGTTGGGCATTACGGGCTCCAACGGCAAGACAACCACCAAAGAACTGGTTTACAGCGTATTGCGCCGCAAATTTCAGGTACAATACACCAAGGGCAACCTCAACAACCACATCGGCGTGCCGCTGACGCTGCTCAGCATTCGCCCCCACGAACATGAGTTGGCGATTGTGGAAATGGGCGCCAACCACCAGGGCGAAATTGCGCTGCTTTGCTCGATCGCCGAGCCCACGCACGGCCTGATTACCAACATCGGCAAAGCGCATCTGGAAGGCTTCGGAGGCGAAGAGGGCGTGGCAAAAGGCAAAGGCGAACTGCTGCGCTACTTGGCTGATACGGGCGGGACAGCCTTCGTCAATACCGCCGATGCGAAGCTGCCCGCCATTGCGGCCGCGGTGGCCGACCGCATCACGTACCCAAACCCCGGCGATACGTACCCCGCAGAACTGCTGGCGGCGGCTCCGCACGTCGTATTTCGCCTCTTCAACGGCACCGAAGTAGAAGCGCAAATCACCGGTGGCTACAACTTTCTGAATCTGGCGGCCGCCGCTGCCGTGGGAGCCTATTTTGGGGTTACTCCCGCCGATATTGCTTCAGCGTTAGCCAGTTACGCCCCTACCAACAACCGCTCGCAGCTTGTGCGCACGGCTCGCAACGAAGTAGTACTGGACGCCTACAATGCCAACCCTTCGTCGATGGCGGCAGCCATCACCAGCTTTGCCAGCCGCCCCGGCGCGGCAGCCGCAGATAAGGTTGTGATTCTGGGCGATATGTTTGAGCTGGGCCAGGAAAGCGAAGCCGAACACCGCGCCCTTGGCGAACTACTTGCTAATCAGCAATTTGGCACCGTATTACTCTGCGGCTCCGATATGCGCTATGCTGCCTTACGCCCCGATTTTCAATATTTCCCCACGAAAGCTGAAGCCGCACAACACCTTGTTAATCAGAAACTTACAAATAAGCTCATTTTAATAAAAGGGTCACGAGGCATGGGCTTAGAAACGCTCATGGAGCTTGTCTGA
- a CDS encoding T9SS type A sorting domain-containing protein, whose protein sequence is MAMLPGMAAAQSVPAFGFEPQPQLAKVVHGTETLRNPWAGGLNSPQFSSIDLNGDAQPDLYAFDRATNRSLTFLSVADATGARTWQYAPQYAGLFPADLRGWVLLRDYDCDNRPDIFTFANGGDIRVFRNVAGTGGAPTFQLVSDQLLFYNNSVNQGNINTGGYNMPAVQDINGDGKLDILTFDFVNSVYVELYLNASPASTCGGLQFAQESTYWGNISNCFTSCTSFSFNGACKLAAKPQHTGGHNLLTLDLDGDGDQDILTGRDNCAELVSLTNQGTRTLAAMSSSSLNTSFPSNTTPARVPNFPAAYSLDVTFDGRPDLLVAPNLVDNTDTVSTAQSVWLYENTSASNVPNFVYRQPDFLQRDMLDFSEGAVPTFGDLDSDGLKDMLVGSTNRTNAGGFYRASLAFYRNTGTATSPVFQRQSTDYLGFVARKYATLKPVLVDLNGDGALDLVFSGLRLGATSNQIGYLLNKAAAGQAAVFDAAAPEYFTTITTATPNDSPCFTDVNGDGKPDMLLGTNAVDVTNSGLRYYRNTGTGSLGQAFVLADADYGKIRSTTGTQPYNLAPAVADFDGDGTPDLLIADGEGQVKLYANYRAQAAPFVARTDLFYNALTDQYQAARLGQGFKNRLVPVVADLNSDRAPELFVGLESGGISAFSIRGRVLSSPTAAALALALRIYPNPASTSFTAETAQPTRLTLLAVTGRTVRLVPALARTHTVDLMGLAAGVYLLRVESANGVPVVQRVVVQ, encoded by the coding sequence ATGGCGATGCTGCCTGGCATGGCCGCCGCGCAGTCGGTACCAGCGTTTGGCTTTGAGCCGCAACCGCAGCTGGCAAAAGTAGTGCACGGCACCGAGACGCTGCGCAACCCCTGGGCCGGCGGCCTCAACTCGCCGCAGTTTTCCAGCATCGACCTGAACGGCGATGCCCAGCCCGATCTCTACGCCTTCGACCGTGCGACCAACCGTTCGCTTACGTTTCTGAGTGTGGCCGATGCCACCGGCGCGCGCACTTGGCAGTACGCCCCCCAATACGCCGGCTTGTTTCCGGCCGACCTGCGCGGGTGGGTGCTGCTGCGCGACTACGATTGCGACAACCGCCCCGATATCTTCACCTTCGCCAACGGCGGCGACATTCGGGTGTTTCGGAACGTAGCCGGAACCGGCGGCGCACCTACATTTCAGTTGGTTTCCGATCAACTCCTGTTTTATAACAACTCGGTCAACCAAGGCAACATCAACACGGGCGGCTACAACATGCCCGCGGTGCAGGACATCAACGGCGACGGCAAGCTCGATATTCTGACCTTCGACTTCGTCAACAGCGTGTATGTGGAGCTGTACCTAAATGCTTCACCAGCAAGTACTTGCGGAGGACTGCAATTTGCGCAGGAAAGCACGTATTGGGGCAATATTTCAAATTGCTTTACGTCGTGCACGTCGTTTTCTTTCAACGGTGCCTGCAAGCTGGCCGCCAAGCCCCAGCATACGGGCGGCCACAACCTGCTCACCTTGGACCTCGACGGCGACGGCGACCAAGATATTCTGACCGGCCGCGACAACTGCGCCGAACTTGTGAGCCTGACCAACCAGGGCACCCGCACGCTGGCCGCCATGAGCAGCAGTAGCCTAAACACCAGTTTTCCCTCAAACACTACCCCGGCGCGCGTGCCCAATTTTCCGGCGGCGTATTCGCTGGACGTGACGTTTGATGGCCGCCCCGATCTGTTGGTGGCGCCTAATTTGGTCGACAATACCGATACCGTCAGCACAGCACAATCGGTGTGGCTGTACGAAAACACGAGCGCGAGCAACGTGCCCAACTTCGTCTACCGCCAGCCCGATTTTTTGCAGCGCGACATGCTGGATTTCAGCGAGGGCGCAGTTCCCACCTTCGGCGACCTTGACAGCGATGGCCTGAAAGACATGCTGGTGGGCAGCACCAACCGCACCAACGCCGGTGGGTTTTACCGGGCTTCGCTTGCGTTTTACCGGAACACGGGCACGGCAACCTCGCCTGTGTTTCAGCGTCAATCAACTGACTACCTGGGGTTTGTGGCAAGAAAATATGCAACCTTGAAACCCGTATTAGTTGATTTGAACGGCGACGGAGCGCTCGATCTGGTCTTTTCAGGACTGCGACTGGGCGCGACTTCTAACCAAATTGGCTACCTGCTCAACAAAGCGGCGGCGGGCCAAGCAGCGGTATTCGATGCCGCTGCACCCGAATATTTCACCACGATTACTACCGCCACGCCCAACGATTCGCCCTGCTTCACCGACGTAAACGGTGACGGGAAACCGGACATGTTGCTGGGAACCAATGCAGTAGACGTTACCAATTCGGGGCTGCGTTATTACCGCAACACGGGCACCGGCTCGCTCGGCCAAGCCTTTGTGCTGGCGGATGCCGACTACGGCAAAATCCGGTCGACGACAGGCACGCAGCCGTACAATCTGGCCCCGGCAGTAGCTGATTTCGACGGCGACGGCACCCCCGACTTGCTGATTGCCGACGGTGAAGGGCAGGTAAAGCTGTACGCCAACTACCGGGCGCAAGCGGCACCCTTTGTAGCCCGTACCGATTTGTTTTACAATGCCTTAACCGATCAATACCAAGCCGCTCGTTTGGGTCAGGGCTTCAAAAACCGCTTGGTGCCAGTAGTTGCCGACCTGAATAGTGACCGGGCACCGGAGCTGTTTGTGGGGCTGGAAAGCGGCGGAATTTCGGCCTTCAGCATCCGCGGGCGAGTGCTGAGTTCCCCAACGGCCGCCGCGCTGGCACTGGCGTTGCGCATTTATCCGAACCCCGCGAGCACGTCTTTTACCGCCGAAACGGCCCAGCCTACCCGCCTGACGCTACTCGCTGTTACGGGCCGCACCGTTCGCTTAGTGCCGGCGCTGGCGCGCACGCACACAGTGGACCTAATGGGTTTGGCGGCCGGCGTATACTTGCTCCGTGTCGAATCAGCTAACGGCGTGCCGGTGGTACAACGCGTTGTGGTGCAATGA
- a CDS encoding amidohydrolase, giving the protein MSDLTVSFVQLALQWHDPEANRTELGRRISGISVPTDLIVLPEMFTTGFTMEAPAVAETMDGPTIAWMRQWAAERDAVVTGSIVVREGDFYYNRLLWVRPDGTLSYYNKRHLFRMGGETAVYTPGSERLIEEWRGWRICPLVCYDLRFPVWSRNPAQEPYDLLIYVANWPAARRTAWMTLLRARAIENLAYTVGVNCVGVDGNSLVYTGDSALIDMRGEYLVEVGNQETCITRTLRRTDLDSFRERFAAFLDADAFELHDLALQPKPRS; this is encoded by the coding sequence TTGTCTGATCTTACTGTTTCCTTCGTGCAATTGGCCTTGCAGTGGCATGACCCGGAAGCCAACCGGACCGAGTTAGGCCGCCGCATCAGCGGTATTTCCGTGCCCACCGACCTGATCGTACTACCGGAAATGTTTACGACGGGCTTTACCATGGAAGCGCCCGCCGTGGCCGAAACCATGGATGGCCCCACCATCGCCTGGATGCGCCAATGGGCCGCCGAACGCGACGCCGTGGTCACGGGTAGCATCGTGGTGCGCGAAGGCGATTTTTACTACAACCGCCTGCTGTGGGTGCGCCCCGATGGCACACTCAGCTACTACAACAAGCGCCATTTGTTTCGGATGGGCGGCGAAACTGCCGTGTACACGCCGGGTTCGGAACGCCTGATTGAAGAATGGCGGGGCTGGCGCATCTGCCCCCTGGTGTGCTACGATTTGCGTTTTCCGGTGTGGAGCCGCAATCCGGCCCAGGAGCCCTACGATCTGCTGATTTACGTGGCCAATTGGCCCGCTGCCCGCCGCACCGCCTGGATGACGCTGCTGCGGGCTCGCGCCATCGAAAACCTGGCGTATACGGTCGGCGTCAATTGCGTAGGCGTTGATGGCAACAGCTTGGTGTACACCGGCGATTCGGCCCTCATCGACATGCGTGGCGAATACCTCGTGGAAGTTGGCAACCAAGAAACCTGCATCACGCGCACCCTGCGCCGCACCGATCTGGATTCTTTCCGCGAGCGCTTCGCCGCCTTTCTCGACGCCGACGCCTTCGAGCTGCACGACTTGGCGCTACAGCCTAAGCCGCGGAGCTAA
- a CDS encoding methionine aminotransferase produces MVLPSLASKLPDVGTSIFSVMSQLATECGAINLAQGFPDYDPPQVLTDALARHAQTPGHHQYAPMPGLPRLRALISEKTALTYGVSAPNPDTEITVTSGATEALYAVLAAVVRPGDEVIVLEPAYDLYGPAIRLQGGVPVYVPLALPDFLPDWERVAAAISPRTRLIMVNSPHNPSGAVLTDDDLNALADLLAPTEAFVLSDEVYEHMVFDGQQHRSVLQHPELAARGFVLSSFGKTYHATGWKVGYCIAPPLLTAEVRRVHQFLTFAVSTPTQHALADVLANADHYQSLPGFYQQKRDLFGELMRATRFELLPSPGSYFQLARYQAIAPNEDDVTFARRLTQEAGVAVVPMSAFYHDGTDHGLVRFCFAKKDETLRAAAERLRNL; encoded by the coding sequence ATGGTTTTGCCTTCTCTTGCTTCCAAACTGCCCGACGTGGGCACTAGCATTTTTTCGGTGATGTCGCAATTGGCGACCGAATGCGGCGCGATCAATCTGGCGCAAGGTTTTCCGGATTATGATCCGCCTCAGGTGCTCACCGACGCGCTGGCCCGCCATGCCCAAACGCCCGGCCACCACCAGTACGCCCCCATGCCGGGTCTGCCGCGGTTGCGCGCCCTGATCAGCGAGAAAACCGCCCTTACCTACGGCGTGTCGGCCCCTAACCCCGATACCGAAATCACCGTTACCAGCGGCGCCACCGAAGCCCTGTATGCCGTGCTGGCCGCCGTAGTGCGCCCCGGCGATGAAGTCATTGTGCTCGAACCGGCTTACGACCTCTACGGGCCCGCTATTAGGCTGCAAGGTGGTGTGCCGGTGTACGTGCCACTCGCGCTCCCCGATTTTCTCCCCGACTGGGAGCGGGTGGCCGCCGCCATTAGCCCACGCACCCGCCTAATCATGGTGAACTCGCCTCACAACCCCAGCGGCGCCGTGCTCACCGACGACGACCTGAATGCGCTGGCGGACCTGCTCGCCCCAACCGAGGCCTTCGTGCTCAGCGACGAAGTGTACGAACACATGGTGTTTGATGGGCAGCAGCACCGCAGCGTATTGCAGCACCCCGAGCTGGCCGCGCGGGGCTTTGTGCTGTCGTCGTTTGGCAAAACCTACCATGCAACGGGCTGGAAAGTAGGCTATTGCATTGCACCGCCACTGCTCACAGCCGAGGTGCGGCGGGTGCATCAATTCCTGACGTTTGCCGTGAGCACGCCTACGCAGCACGCCCTTGCCGATGTGCTCGCCAACGCCGACCATTACCAGTCGCTACCCGGTTTCTATCAGCAAAAGCGGGACTTATTCGGCGAGTTGATGCGTGCCACCCGGTTTGAGTTGCTGCCTTCGCCGGGATCATATTTCCAATTGGCTCGTTATCAAGCTATTGCACCCAACGAAGACGACGTTACCTTTGCACGCCGTCTGACGCAGGAAGCCGGCGTGGCGGTGGTGCCCATGTCAGCCTTTTACCACGACGGCACCGACCACGGGCTGGTGCGCTTTTGCTTCGCCAAAAAAGACGAAACCCTGCGCGCCGCCGCCGAACGGCTGCGCAACCTTTAG